In uncultured Desulfobacter sp., one DNA window encodes the following:
- a CDS encoding flavodoxin family protein, whose amino-acid sequence MNILLLQGGAKKNGNTAKVLEWVQKELIRLGHDVETVYLHSKNLKGCMGCAKCKQTMDAPGCIQKDDMPEIIEKVVKAQAVVFSSPLYFWGVNAQLKSVIDRTYCLYTTAPEHISLVEGQRQGLLMTGGGPFENNAAEAFTAFGRMQKYHKSVNAAELFVGGCSTPDQLDEGVKDQACEFARKLAGHI is encoded by the coding sequence ATGAATATACTGCTACTACAGGGAGGTGCCAAAAAAAACGGCAACACAGCAAAGGTGCTTGAATGGGTTCAAAAAGAACTGATCCGCCTTGGTCATGATGTGGAAACCGTATACCTGCATTCAAAAAACCTGAAAGGCTGCATGGGGTGTGCAAAATGCAAACAGACAATGGATGCCCCGGGCTGTATTCAAAAGGATGATATGCCTGAAATCATAGAAAAAGTAGTTAAGGCCCAGGCCGTTGTCTTTTCCTCCCCCTTATATTTCTGGGGTGTAAACGCCCAGCTTAAATCGGTCATCGATCGGACCTACTGCCTGTACACCACTGCTCCGGAGCACATCTCCCTTGTGGAAGGGCAGCGCCAGGGGCTTTTAATGACAGGCGGCGGACCATTTGAAAATAATGCGGCTGAAGCATTCACCGCATTTGGCAGGATGCAGAAATACCACAAATCAGTTAACGCCGCAGAATTGTTTGTGGGCGGATGCTCAACCCCGGATCAACTGGACGAGGGTGTCAAAGACCAGGCATGCGAGTTTGCCCGAAAACTTGCAGGTCACATATAG
- a CDS encoding CYTH domain-containing protein, with protein sequence MKEIERKFLLTTMPDITLQSTTCIRQGYISKSRDSVEIRLRQKGDAFFMTFKRGQGLVREEAEIKIDEADFNHLWPLTQDRRVEKQRSKAILENGLTAEIDEFSGSLSGLLLCEVEFDDETQARAFVPPQWFGVDVTEDGRYKNKSLAENDRPSSSA encoded by the coding sequence ATGAAAGAGATAGAACGAAAGTTCCTGCTGACAACAATGCCGGATATTACTTTGCAGTCCACCACATGTATCCGCCAGGGTTATATTTCCAAATCCCGGGATTCTGTTGAGATCAGACTTCGCCAGAAAGGCGATGCATTTTTTATGACCTTTAAACGGGGGCAGGGCCTTGTGAGGGAAGAGGCGGAGATCAAAATTGATGAAGCTGATTTCAATCATCTATGGCCGTTGACCCAGGATCGCCGGGTAGAAAAGCAACGCTCCAAAGCCATTCTTGAAAACGGGCTTACTGCTGAAATTGATGAATTTTCAGGTTCGCTCTCAGGCCTTTTGTTGTGCGAAGTGGAGTTTGATGATGAGACTCAAGCCAGGGCCTTTGTTCCGCCCCAATGGTTTGGGGTGGATGTGACCGAAGATGGTCGGTATAAAAATAAAAGTCTTGCTGAAAATGATCGTCCCTCAAGTTCAGCTTGA
- a CDS encoding AAA family ATPase has product MKLIACYSNKGGVGKTAASVNLAYASALSGNRTLLCDLDPQGASGFYFRVKPSKKLKNNTFFEDTKKFAEAIRESDFENLDLLPANMSFRDFDIFLSRMKKSRSRLNKALKPVDGEYDVVLLDCPPNISLLSENVFKIADRIVVPVIPTTLSQRTLEQLYAFFKKQGYKSSKIFPFFSMVQQSKSLHVETMEEIRAGHAQVMNAWIPFSTHIERMGVHRAPALSYAGKEEAVAAYSQLWQEVQS; this is encoded by the coding sequence ATGAAACTTATTGCCTGTTATTCCAACAAAGGCGGTGTGGGAAAAACTGCTGCCTCGGTCAACCTGGCATATGCCAGTGCATTAAGCGGCAACCGGACACTTTTGTGCGACCTTGATCCCCAGGGCGCTTCTGGCTTTTATTTTCGTGTGAAGCCGTCCAAAAAACTGAAAAATAATACCTTTTTTGAAGATACGAAGAAATTTGCCGAGGCCATCAGAGAAAGTGATTTCGAGAATCTGGATCTCTTGCCGGCCAATATGAGTTTCAGGGATTTTGATATTTTTTTGTCCCGGATGAAAAAGAGCCGCTCCCGGCTGAACAAGGCCTTAAAACCGGTGGATGGTGAATATGATGTTGTCCTTTTGGACTGTCCTCCCAATATTTCACTGCTTTCAGAGAATGTATTCAAGATAGCGGACCGTATTGTGGTGCCGGTGATTCCCACCACATTATCCCAGAGAACCCTTGAACAACTGTATGCGTTTTTTAAAAAGCAGGGCTATAAGTCATCCAAGATTTTTCCGTTTTTTTCCATGGTCCAGCAAAGTAAATCCCTGCACGTTGAGACCATGGAAGAGATCCGGGCCGGACATGCACAGGTGATGAACGCCTGGATACCTTTTTCAACCCATATCGAGCGCATGGGGGTTCACAGGGCACCGGCGCTCTCCTATGCCGGCAAAGAAGAGGCCGTGGCCGCCTATTCTCAATTGTGGCAGGAAGTTCAGAGTTAA
- a CDS encoding CHAD domain-containing protein, with amino-acid sequence MNLPASQTFMLSAAINVNKINAILKDANMTLAGTACDSPDKDEEGIVLDTFDAAVYNSDALLIQTVSNLTRIGWSGDVTVQTAPESKWQFARELPQGPVRDLLLDLSALRAFTPVGQVTIIQDTLSLLDDEQKTCCRIESVSLSRGKFIWTWLRTRPMRGYNDSHTLICDILKNMEKPGLPAQALKLRISDYTSKPVIQLSETAPARQSLCTIVQTFLQVTRRNEPGLIDDLDTEFLHQWRVSLRKVRSVLTLFKGVVATETLDQLKLDFKEIMQDTNMMRDRDVYLLSKDDYFALVPPQAYSGLEVLFELLQQDRDEAFGKVKAMLKSKEYKKQIKSIQKLFENPKALPKGPKADAPSKLFAADLVLKRYKKVCKLAKNITEKTPDETIHELRIQCKKLRYLIESAQPLFDDKQVKGLLKTLKGLQEHLGSFNDQSVQQATLAQCLERYPGTGSNAKALAESIGALTAMLYRKQLAERRMIIENLSRFYSPAIQGAFNTLFDLKNTTTKQANTQVD; translated from the coding sequence ATGAATCTTCCTGCCTCGCAAACGTTTATGCTGTCGGCCGCTATCAATGTCAATAAGATAAATGCCATACTCAAAGATGCAAATATGACCCTGGCAGGCACTGCATGTGATTCCCCGGATAAGGATGAAGAAGGGATTGTTCTTGATACCTTTGATGCTGCGGTTTATAATTCGGATGCGCTTTTGATCCAGACGGTATCCAATCTGACCAGGATCGGTTGGTCGGGTGATGTAACGGTACAGACTGCACCGGAATCAAAATGGCAGTTTGCCCGGGAGCTTCCCCAGGGCCCTGTGCGGGATCTGCTTTTAGATCTGTCTGCCTTGCGGGCCTTTACACCTGTAGGGCAGGTGACTATCATCCAGGACACCTTATCTCTTCTGGATGACGAGCAAAAAACTTGCTGTCGCATTGAATCGGTCTCTTTGAGCCGTGGAAAGTTTATCTGGACTTGGCTTCGGACCCGTCCCATGCGCGGTTACAACGACAGCCATACCCTGATCTGCGACATTTTGAAAAATATGGAAAAACCTGGGCTTCCGGCACAAGCGCTTAAGCTTCGGATTTCAGATTATACATCCAAGCCGGTTATTCAACTGTCTGAAACGGCCCCTGCCCGGCAGAGCCTTTGTACGATAGTCCAGACTTTTTTGCAGGTTACACGCCGCAATGAACCCGGACTCATTGATGATCTGGACACCGAGTTTCTCCACCAGTGGCGGGTCAGTCTGCGCAAGGTACGATCCGTGCTTACTCTGTTTAAAGGCGTAGTGGCCACAGAAACCCTTGATCAATTGAAGCTGGATTTCAAAGAGATCATGCAGGATACCAACATGATGCGGGACCGGGATGTTTACCTGTTATCCAAAGACGATTATTTTGCCCTGGTTCCCCCCCAGGCATATTCGGGCCTTGAAGTGCTTTTTGAACTGTTGCAGCAGGATAGGGATGAGGCCTTTGGAAAGGTGAAGGCCATGCTTAAATCCAAGGAATACAAAAAACAGATAAAATCCATTCAGAAATTATTTGAGAATCCCAAAGCCCTGCCCAAAGGCCCAAAGGCCGATGCACCATCCAAACTCTTCGCCGCAGACCTTGTTCTGAAACGATATAAGAAGGTGTGCAAGCTTGCCAAAAATATTACCGAAAAGACCCCGGATGAGACTATTCATGAGCTGCGTATCCAGTGCAAAAAGTTGCGGTACCTGATTGAATCGGCCCAGCCTTTATTTGACGATAAACAGGTAAAAGGATTGCTCAAGACCCTCAAAGGACTTCAGGAACATTTAGGCAGCTTTAACGATCAGTCCGTCCAGCAGGCTACACTGGCTCAGTGTCTTGAGCGTTATCCGGGTACCGGGTCCAATGCCAAGGCTTTGGCTGAAAGCATAGGGGCGTTGACGGCCATGCTTTATCGCAAACAGCTGGCAGAGCGGCGGATGATTATTGAAAATCTGTCCCGGTTTTACAGTCCTGCGATACAGGGCGCTTTTAATACCCTGTTTGATTTAAAAAATACAACGACCAAACAAGCCAACACCCAGGTTGATTGA
- a CDS encoding ribbon-helix-helix protein, CopG family, whose translation MVKTKKVNTSLRLEKKVLKALKILAIEKETSVQAIIENLIHEYIEKNKEKSK comes from the coding sequence ATGGTAAAAACCAAAAAGGTGAATACTTCCCTAAGGTTGGAGAAGAAAGTGCTCAAGGCGCTTAAAATTCTGGCCATCGAAAAAGAGACCAGTGTCCAGGCCATTATAGAGAACCTGATCCATGAATACATTGAAAAGAACAAGGAAAAATCAAAATAA
- a CDS encoding exopolyphosphatase produces MDSMTKYAAIDIGSNAVRLLLAMVSEEEFGLRVKKISWMRMPIRLGEDAFLRGEISEERACKLTKTMGGFAKLIDAYQPVAMKACATSAMRTAKNGRRVCNKIKEQTGIDIGIINGRQEARYLFQNRHKIMTSSEKAALFVDVGGGSTEITLFCDGRVQASRSFNLGTIRLLNNRARQQDWDHMKSWLKKITRGHEPVEAIGSGGNINKLFKLAKGRPGTWVSRKKIKKIRNELAEYELEERMRRFNLKPDRADVIIPGARIYLKAMAWGRCEKIHVPMQGLADGMIRVLHEKRMQAQSMETKIDTPAIELAQAEI; encoded by the coding sequence ATGGATTCAATGACAAAATACGCTGCCATCGACATCGGTTCCAATGCCGTCCGCCTGCTTTTAGCTATGGTATCAGAAGAAGAGTTCGGACTTCGGGTAAAAAAAATATCCTGGATGCGCATGCCCATCCGTTTGGGTGAAGATGCCTTTTTACGGGGCGAAATCTCGGAGGAACGGGCCTGTAAACTGACAAAAACCATGGGGGGATTTGCAAAGCTTATTGACGCGTACCAGCCTGTCGCAATGAAGGCCTGTGCCACCTCAGCCATGCGGACCGCAAAAAACGGCCGACGGGTATGCAACAAAATCAAAGAGCAGACAGGCATAGACATTGGAATTATCAACGGCAGACAGGAAGCCCGGTATCTTTTTCAGAACCGCCACAAAATAATGACCTCATCGGAAAAAGCAGCTCTCTTTGTGGATGTGGGTGGCGGCAGCACGGAAATTACGTTGTTCTGCGACGGCAGAGTCCAGGCCAGCCGGTCGTTTAACCTGGGCACCATTCGTCTGCTCAACAACCGGGCCCGGCAGCAGGACTGGGATCATATGAAATCCTGGTTAAAAAAAATCACCCGGGGACATGAGCCCGTGGAGGCCATTGGCAGCGGCGGAAACATCAACAAACTGTTTAAACTGGCCAAAGGCCGTCCCGGAACATGGGTGAGCCGGAAAAAAATCAAAAAAATCCGGAATGAACTTGCTGAATATGAACTGGAAGAACGGATGAGACGGTTTAATTTGAAACCCGACCGGGCAGACGTTATTATCCCGGGGGCACGAATTTATCTTAAAGCCATGGCCTGGGGACGATGTGAAAAAATCCATGTGCCCATGCAGGGACTTGCCGACGGCATGATCCGTGTTCTGCACGAAAAAAGAATGCAGGCGCAATCTATGGAAACAAAAATAGATACACCTGCAATCGAACTTGCCCAGGCGGAAATTTAA
- a CDS encoding IscA/HesB family protein, whose protein sequence is MINVTKPAQEQVRIYFEGKEMAPIRLFLNSAGCGGPSLAMALDEKKETDAVFTFDDVEYIMDKDLLEKASPVDIDFEGTGFRIESSIKPPEGCSGCGGGTCCS, encoded by the coding sequence ATGATAAATGTAACCAAGCCTGCCCAGGAGCAGGTCAGAATTTATTTTGAAGGCAAAGAAATGGCACCCATAAGACTTTTTCTCAACAGTGCCGGATGTGGAGGCCCAAGCCTTGCTATGGCGTTGGACGAGAAAAAAGAGACCGATGCCGTGTTTACCTTTGATGATGTGGAATACATCATGGATAAAGATTTGCTGGAAAAAGCAAGCCCTGTGGATATTGATTTTGAAGGGACAGGTTTTCGCATTGAGTCCAGCATAAAACCGCCTGAGGGGTGCTCAGGATGCGGCGGCGGAACATGCTGTAGTTAA
- a CDS encoding aquaporin — MENVRKYSAEFIATFMLIFAGTGAIVANNFSQGAVSRTGISLVFGFVVMSMIHSVGEKSGAHLNPAVTLAFYIAGRFDKKQILPYLAAQFAGGIFASLLLKIFINIPGSDLGTTLPSIPIVNAFFLKIILTFILMFVIIHVATGSKEQGLMAGIAIGGYRCARGNVCRPVHRCIYESGKIFGTGTGFRQHSNIVDLSDGPFYWCCPGNNSLEIYNGYQDEKKSFICVTTHPYL, encoded by the coding sequence ATGGAAAATGTTAGGAAATATTCTGCAGAATTTATAGCAACATTTATGCTTATTTTCGCAGGGACTGGGGCGATTGTGGCAAACAATTTTTCCCAAGGCGCAGTCTCCCGTACGGGGATATCACTTGTCTTTGGATTTGTGGTAATGTCAATGATACACAGTGTTGGAGAAAAATCCGGTGCCCATTTGAATCCTGCTGTCACACTGGCGTTTTATATTGCTGGAAGATTTGATAAGAAACAAATTCTGCCTTATCTTGCGGCACAGTTTGCGGGAGGTATTTTTGCAAGCTTGCTACTAAAAATTTTCATTAATATCCCAGGGTCAGATTTGGGAACAACATTGCCATCCATTCCCATCGTCAACGCATTTTTTTTAAAGATTATTCTTACCTTTATTTTAATGTTCGTCATTATCCATGTTGCAACGGGAAGTAAGGAACAAGGATTGATGGCAGGCATAGCGATCGGGGGGTACCGTTGCGCTCGAGGCAATGTTTGCCGGCCCGTTCACAGGTGCATCTATGAATCCGGCAAGATCTTTGGGACCGGCACTGGTTTCCGGCAACACTCAAACATTGTGGATCTGTCTGACGGCCCCTTTTATTGGTGCTGTCCTGGCAATAATTCTTTGGAAATTTATAATGGATATCAGGATGAAAAAAAGAGTTTTATTTGTGTAACTACTCACCCATATCTGTAA
- a CDS encoding IS66 family transposase produces MNKTSVREEVDRVKQEFEQLSLAGKVTPEVKVLMNSMLLVVELILSVFLEKQTRKNSKNSSLPSSQTDRDETAKPTSTGKGKGKKVSGEISNTRVNETVTIAKAETCDVCGTPLDQTPCQGLERRTKIDIVFEKVVEHIDAEIKECPNCKATAKGHFPEDMPGSLQYGNGLKAFAIHLIISQMVALNRVQKQISAMIGTVISEATLLKFVWRLYQSLEEWETKSIESILHAPSIHVDETSFRVEGKNHWIHVYSSGGITLKLLHRKRGKEAIVDLNIIPRYGGVIIHDCWASYLSYDHCGHGLCGSHLLRELTFIVDSNQYKWAINMKKLLQETCHIVSKREDKCLTDKEYANLQKRYRNILTRGDKELPEIPPKPKGKRGKIAKSDAHNLWERLKKYETAVLLFARESYVPFTNNRAERDLRMAKVKQKISGCFRRRHYAHAYCRISSYLQTMASQGINPLVAIQMALTGKLTDMGE; encoded by the coding sequence ATGAACAAAACCAGTGTTCGAGAAGAAGTCGATCGTGTGAAGCAAGAGTTTGAGCAACTGAGCTTGGCAGGCAAGGTAACTCCTGAGGTAAAGGTGTTAATGAATAGCATGCTTCTCGTTGTGGAATTGATCCTGTCTGTTTTTCTCGAAAAGCAAACTCGCAAAAACAGCAAAAATTCAAGTTTGCCTTCTTCTCAAACGGACAGAGATGAAACTGCCAAACCGACTTCTACCGGCAAGGGAAAGGGCAAAAAAGTCAGTGGTGAAATCAGTAACACCCGTGTTAACGAAACTGTCACCATTGCCAAAGCTGAAACCTGTGATGTCTGCGGCACACCTTTGGATCAAACTCCTTGCCAGGGGCTCGAACGGCGGACAAAGATAGACATCGTTTTTGAAAAAGTTGTAGAGCACATTGATGCCGAGATAAAGGAATGTCCCAACTGCAAGGCGACGGCAAAAGGGCATTTTCCCGAAGACATGCCCGGAAGTTTACAGTACGGCAATGGACTCAAAGCTTTTGCCATTCATTTGATAATCAGTCAAATGGTTGCTCTCAATCGGGTTCAGAAACAGATATCTGCCATGATCGGCACTGTTATCTCCGAGGCAACTTTGCTCAAGTTTGTATGGAGGCTTTATCAATCTCTTGAGGAATGGGAGACAAAATCCATTGAAAGTATCCTTCATGCCCCTTCCATTCATGTGGATGAGACATCATTCCGGGTGGAAGGTAAAAATCATTGGATTCATGTATATTCTTCAGGAGGAATCACGCTAAAATTACTTCATCGAAAGCGGGGCAAGGAGGCGATTGTTGATTTGAATATCATTCCCCGCTATGGTGGGGTGATCATCCATGATTGCTGGGCATCATATTTATCATATGATCATTGTGGACATGGACTTTGTGGTTCGCACTTATTACGGGAACTGACCTTTATTGTTGATTCCAATCAATACAAGTGGGCCATTAATATGAAAAAGTTATTGCAGGAGACTTGTCATATTGTGTCCAAGCGAGAGGATAAATGCCTTACCGATAAAGAATATGCAAATTTGCAGAAACGCTACCGCAACATTCTTACACGTGGGGATAAAGAATTACCGGAGATTCCGCCAAAGCCAAAAGGTAAGCGTGGAAAGATAGCCAAATCAGATGCTCATAATCTTTGGGAAAGGCTGAAAAAATATGAAACAGCGGTATTGTTGTTTGCCAGAGAATCGTATGTCCCCTTTACCAACAATCGGGCGGAGCGTGATCTCCGCATGGCAAAGGTGAAACAGAAAATATCAGGATGTTTTAGGCGCCGGCATTATGCTCATGCCTATTGTCGAATTTCAAGCTATCTGCAAACAATGGCAAGCCAGGGTATCAACCCGCTTGTGGCTATTCAGATGGCTTTGACAGGTAAACTTACAGATATGGGTGAGTAG
- a CDS encoding arsenate reductase ArsC, protein MGVSSYLFVCIHNSARSQMAEAYLKKAGSKKFEVFSAGLEPGNLNSVVVEAMKQDGIDISGNRTKSVNEFLDAGVEFDYVITVCDESSAEQCPVFLGKGERMHWGFEDPSALEGSFDEKIIKVKQIRDQIRSRIDVWLEE, encoded by the coding sequence ATGGGGGTGAGTAGTTACTTATTTGTTTGCATTCATAATTCGGCCAGAAGCCAAATGGCAGAAGCTTATTTGAAAAAGGCCGGTTCAAAAAAATTTGAAGTGTTCAGCGCCGGTCTTGAGCCTGGAAATTTGAACTCGGTAGTTGTCGAAGCAATGAAACAGGATGGTATTGATATTTCAGGCAACCGGACCAAATCGGTTAACGAATTCCTGGATGCCGGCGTAGAATTTGATTATGTCATCACCGTGTGTGATGAATCGTCTGCAGAACAGTGCCCTGTCTTTCTTGGCAAAGGAGAACGAATGCACTGGGGTTTTGAAGACCCCTCTGCGCTTGAAGGGTCTTTTGATGAAAAAATCATCAAGGTAAAACAGATTCGGGATCAAATCCGCTCCCGGATCGACGTATGGCTTGAAGAATAA
- a CDS encoding electron transfer flavoprotein subunit alpha/FixB family protein, with the protein MSKKSTGKDIWVLGDYRNYFKNRVTLQILGRARGLAEKTGGRVCGVVFGHDVGGYADEYIAHGADRVYVIDHPRLKSYGIETFTNLLIRLARDMNPDIILIGATRFGQEVAPRVAKHLDTGLTADCIDLDIDDEQRLVQTAPSFGGNLIARILTPKARPQMATVRPGTFQELPHDDTAQGEVIILDFPEELPTERVRCTHSEYRPAKTLGIEKADIVITGGRGMGSKGKFKKLFELAGLLNAEVGATRPVVYARWVDHEALVGQAGKHIRPKVLFSFGISGAIQHTAALMDADFIVAVNKNPDATMMKLADVAIVADANQVCSGIIRALKEKIRD; encoded by the coding sequence ATGTCAAAAAAATCAACGGGCAAAGATATCTGGGTGCTTGGGGACTACCGCAACTATTTTAAGAACCGGGTCACGCTTCAGATTCTGGGCAGGGCCCGGGGGCTTGCCGAAAAGACAGGGGGACGGGTGTGCGGCGTGGTGTTTGGCCATGATGTGGGTGGATATGCCGATGAATATATCGCCCATGGTGCAGACCGGGTTTATGTCATCGATCATCCAAGGCTTAAATCCTATGGCATTGAGACCTTTACCAACCTGTTGATCCGGTTGGCCCGGGATATGAATCCGGATATCATTCTGATCGGGGCCACCCGGTTCGGCCAGGAAGTGGCTCCCCGGGTGGCAAAGCATCTGGACACCGGGCTGACCGCCGACTGTATTGATCTTGACATTGACGATGAACAACGCCTTGTCCAGACCGCCCCATCCTTTGGGGGCAACCTCATAGCACGAATACTCACGCCAAAAGCCCGGCCCCAGATGGCAACGGTGCGGCCCGGCACTTTCCAGGAATTGCCTCATGATGATACGGCCCAAGGCGAGGTGATCATCCTTGATTTTCCCGAAGAACTGCCCACCGAGCGGGTTCGCTGCACCCATTCGGAATACCGGCCTGCCAAAACCCTGGGCATTGAAAAGGCGGATATTGTGATTACCGGAGGCCGGGGCATGGGGTCCAAAGGAAAATTTAAAAAATTGTTTGAGCTGGCCGGCCTGCTTAATGCCGAGGTCGGGGCCACTCGCCCTGTTGTCTATGCCCGATGGGTAGACCACGAGGCCCTGGTGGGACAGGCCGGTAAACATATCCGGCCCAAGGTGTTATTTTCTTTTGGTATTTCAGGTGCTATCCAGCATACAGCCGCACTCATGGATGCTGATTTCATTGTGGCTGTGAACAAAAATCCTGATGCCACGATGATGAAACTTGCGGATGTAGCCATCGTGGCCGATGCCAACCAGGTTTGTTCCGGGATTATCCGTGCCCTGAAAGAGAAAATACGGGACTGA
- a CDS encoding electron transfer flavoprotein subunit beta/FixA family protein yields the protein MENNTLDIIVCIKQVPMVSELPWNSKTGTLKRELAQGMMDPASRLALEAGLRLKKAGPSDDRDIRVIALTMGPPMAEEVLHQAVSLGADQGVLLTDRKMAGADTNLTSFILGRYIKMFKPDTGLVLCGSQTSDSETAQVGPQLACELDLPAIGWALDIRLNQKTVVVTRLVDDFMETLEMDLPGLVTIDQGAFVPRYAGLAGVAQAFASPKIEVVNADGLELDKDFNALRDSPTRILDVFSPATQKESRVLKGAAKTVVDQLFTDYGKIISSAMGKDLKKK from the coding sequence ATGGAAAATAACACACTTGATATCATTGTATGCATCAAACAGGTGCCCATGGTGTCCGAACTGCCCTGGAATTCCAAAACCGGTACACTGAAACGTGAACTTGCCCAGGGCATGATGGATCCGGCCTCACGTCTTGCTTTGGAAGCAGGACTTCGTCTGAAAAAGGCAGGGCCTTCGGATGATCGCGATATCCGGGTAATCGCACTGACCATGGGACCGCCCATGGCCGAAGAGGTTCTTCATCAGGCAGTATCTTTAGGTGCCGACCAGGGGGTGCTGCTCACGGATCGGAAAATGGCCGGAGCCGACACGAATCTTACTTCCTTTATCCTTGGCCGGTATATAAAGATGTTCAAACCCGACACCGGTCTTGTACTGTGTGGTTCCCAGACCAGTGACAGTGAGACGGCCCAGGTCGGTCCCCAGTTGGCCTGTGAATTGGATTTGCCGGCAATCGGCTGGGCCTTGGATATCCGGCTGAATCAAAAAACAGTGGTGGTCACCCGGCTGGTGGATGATTTTATGGAAACCCTGGAGATGGATCTACCCGGCCTTGTTACTATAGACCAGGGCGCATTCGTTCCCCGCTATGCCGGACTTGCCGGCGTGGCCCAGGCCTTTGCTTCTCCCAAAATTGAAGTTGTGAATGCCGATGGTTTGGAACTGGACAAGGATTTTAATGCCCTTAGAGATTCACCCACCCGTATTCTGGATGTGTTTTCGCCGGCTACCCAAAAGGAGAGCCGGGTACTCAAGGGGGCTGCAAAAACTGTGGTGGACCAGCTGTTTACGGATTATGGAAAAATTATTAGTTCAGCCATGGGCAAGGATTTGAAAAAGAAATGA
- a CDS encoding acyl-CoA dehydrogenase family protein, whose amino-acid sequence MDFNPCMKHQVVRKTVREFAENEIGPHAASLDREGRFPTEIIEKMGPLNYFGLQVPPSLGGAGLDTISYAIVIEELSRVCAAIGLCVSVHNSVGLYPILKFGTDEQITRLVPDMATGKHIGAFCLTEANAGSDAGGVETTATKTDEGYTINGTKIFVTNGGVSDVVLVFAVDAGSQGPSRPNVFIVEKTCPGFSVGEIEDLCGMRANPVSSLFFEDCRIPETNLLGRPGHGLKIGLTALDTGRIGIAAQALGIAQAAFEAALSYAKERRQFNSPLTKFQTIQNYLADMATSIESSRLLLYRAAAAKDKGENFSAQSAMAKLSCSETARTVTDLAVQIHGGYGYSREYDVERYFREAKVTQIYEGTSEVQKMVIARHLITRPS is encoded by the coding sequence ATGGATTTTAACCCCTGCATGAAACACCAGGTGGTCAGAAAAACGGTGCGGGAGTTTGCTGAAAACGAGATCGGCCCCCATGCAGCAAGTCTGGACAGGGAAGGGCGCTTCCCCACCGAAATTATAGAAAAGATGGGGCCTTTAAACTATTTTGGCCTCCAGGTGCCACCGTCTTTAGGGGGCGCCGGTCTTGACACCATCTCCTATGCCATTGTGATCGAAGAGTTATCCAGAGTCTGCGCTGCCATCGGGCTTTGTGTGTCTGTTCACAACAGCGTGGGGCTTTATCCTATCTTGAAATTTGGTACGGATGAGCAGATCACTCGCTTAGTCCCGGACATGGCTACCGGCAAGCATATTGGGGCCTTTTGTCTGACCGAAGCCAATGCCGGTTCCGATGCCGGCGGCGTGGAAACCACGGCAACAAAAACGGACGAGGGGTATACCATAAACGGCACCAAGATTTTCGTCACTAACGGTGGGGTCAGTGATGTGGTCCTGGTCTTTGCCGTGGATGCGGGCAGCCAGGGACCGTCCCGGCCCAATGTGTTTATTGTGGAAAAGACGTGTCCCGGATTCAGTGTGGGTGAAATAGAGGATCTATGCGGCATGCGGGCGAACCCGGTTTCGTCCCTGTTTTTTGAGGACTGCCGGATTCCTGAAACCAATCTTTTGGGTAGACCGGGCCATGGGCTTAAAATTGGTTTGACTGCTTTGGATACCGGCCGTATCGGTATTGCGGCCCAGGCGTTAGGCATTGCCCAGGCAGCGTTTGAGGCCGCTTTGAGTTATGCTAAAGAGCGTCGGCAGTTCAACAGCCCGTTGACAAAATTCCAAACCATCCAGAATTATTTAGCCGATATGGCCACATCCATTGAATCTTCACGCCTGCTTTTGTACCGGGCTGCGGCTGCAAAGGATAAGGGTGAAAATTTTAGTGCCCAGTCGGCCATGGCCAAACTCTCCTGCAGTGAAACAGCCCGCACGGTGACGGATCTGGCTGTCCAGATCCATGGCGGGTACGGATACTCCAGGGAATATGATGTGGAACGATATTTCAGGGAGGCCAAGGTGACACAGATTTACGAGGGAACCAGTGAAGTGCAGAAGATGGTCATCGCAAGGCATCTGATTACCCGGCCCAGTTAA